The Paenibacillus sp. MBLB1832 genome has a window encoding:
- a CDS encoding thioredoxin family protein: MSTNLASKLRTGLKPQQFIDGMEKNKEQFLAYYDGFAWDNEEDKEYFDSLNNRDDLRCVIIAADWCGDVVRNVPVVFKALENSGVPTEVLIIEQNYDVIDQFLTGGGRAIPIVVFTDTGGFVLGHWGPRPKNVQAVMTQFKKDNPDREAADYNEKIQVARAEMARQYGEGNGYHAVIVKELRSLIESF; encoded by the coding sequence ATGAGTACAAATCTAGCTAGTAAGCTGCGCACGGGCCTTAAGCCGCAACAGTTTATCGATGGTATGGAGAAAAATAAAGAGCAATTCCTAGCGTATTACGATGGTTTCGCTTGGGATAATGAAGAGGATAAGGAATATTTCGATTCTCTCAATAATCGTGATGACCTTCGTTGTGTCATTATTGCAGCTGACTGGTGCGGAGACGTTGTTCGCAATGTGCCTGTCGTTTTCAAAGCTTTGGAAAACAGCGGCGTACCGACCGAAGTATTGATTATTGAGCAAAACTATGACGTGATCGATCAGTTCCTGACAGGCGGCGGACGCGCGATTCCGATCGTTGTGTTCACAGATACAGGCGGTTTCGTGCTTGGACATTGGGGACCACGTCCGAAGAACGTGCAAGCGGTTATGACACAGTTCAAGAAAGACAATCCAGATCGCGAAGCGGCTGATTATAATGAGAAAATTCAAGTAGCCAGAGCCGAAATGGCGCGTCAGTATGGCGAAGGTAACGGTTACCATGCTGTTATTGTGAAGGAACTTCGTTCACTGATCGAATCGTTCTAA
- a CDS encoding substrate-binding domain-containing protein, translating to MRHLAFTPLLQDELVWVGAPALVGLVESEGWEAVSQTQVISFGSRCIYQTFASRALADKGIGAFTKMGFDSTEMLKQTMMCGMGISLLPVTSVQKELPAGTLRRVESEPPMPLEHGLIHRVGKDLSAPVEACKAHIQAYFGKELHRSRG from the coding sequence GTGCGGCATCTTGCTTTTACCCCTTTGCTCCAAGATGAATTGGTATGGGTTGGGGCTCCTGCGCTAGTGGGGCTAGTGGAAAGTGAAGGCTGGGAGGCTGTCTCGCAAACGCAGGTCATCAGCTTCGGCAGCCGCTGCATTTACCAGACGTTCGCCTCTCGGGCGCTGGCGGATAAAGGGATAGGGGCATTTACAAAGATGGGGTTCGATAGCACGGAAATGCTCAAACAAACGATGATGTGCGGGATGGGGATCTCGTTATTGCCCGTCACCTCGGTACAAAAGGAACTTCCTGCGGGTACGCTGCGCCGTGTTGAGTCGGAACCACCCATGCCCTTGGAGCATGGGCTTATTCACCGCGTTGGCAAAGATTTAAGTGCACCTGTGGAAGCATGCAAGGCGCATATCCAGGCGTATTTTGGCAAGGAGCTGCATAGAAGTAGAGGATAA
- a CDS encoding DedA family protein: MLSDLIHNVLVFLEGLGYWGIFLGLMMEIIPNELLLAYAGYLVSNGQINFVGAMVCAVLGGTLAQIVLYWIGRYGGRPFLEKYGKYLLISKHHIDVSESWFNRYGMGMIFTARFIPVVRHAISLPAGMAKMPLGKFSLYTALALVPYSFLYIYLGMKLKDNWETIGEYAGPYIKPLILAAIGLTILYVGYQVYLKRKTKM; encoded by the coding sequence ATGTTGAGTGATTTGATTCACAATGTTTTGGTCTTTTTGGAAGGCCTGGGCTATTGGGGGATTTTTCTCGGCTTAATGATGGAAATTATTCCGAACGAATTGCTGCTCGCGTACGCTGGGTATTTGGTTTCCAATGGCCAAATTAACTTTGTTGGCGCTATGGTCTGTGCGGTTCTTGGCGGCACATTGGCCCAAATCGTGCTGTACTGGATTGGCCGCTACGGCGGCAGGCCTTTTCTGGAAAAATACGGGAAATACTTGCTCATTTCTAAGCATCATATCGATGTGTCGGAGAGCTGGTTCAACCGGTACGGGATGGGCATGATTTTCACCGCAAGATTCATTCCAGTTGTACGGCACGCAATCTCACTGCCAGCTGGAATGGCGAAGATGCCTTTAGGCAAATTTTCCTTGTACACCGCACTAGCACTCGTCCCATACTCTTTCTTGTATATTTATTTGGGCATGAAGCTCAAGGACAACTGGGAGACGATCGGCGAGTATGCGGGGCCGTATATTAAGCCTCTGATTCTAGCTGCGATTGGGCTGACGATTCTGTATGTCGGGTATCAAGTTTATTTGAAAAGAAAAACGAAAATGTAG
- a CDS encoding HAD-IA family hydrolase yields the protein MVKHILFDFDGTLVDSRALLVRLYNEMAAQYRFRPIRDQDLATLRSMSISERVDQLGVPVLQIPKLMVTGRQLYHDNIRSLHIVPGMKEIIAKLATQNIKSSILSSNSEANIRLCLRKNKMESAFKEIISAKHIFGKHNSIRKVMKQWGTTPARMIYVGDELRDIESCKKLGVPIVAVTWGYDSAQLLMSGKPDYLVNTPGDLYRTLMNLV from the coding sequence ATGGTAAAACATATTCTCTTTGATTTTGACGGGACACTTGTCGACTCCAGAGCACTGCTAGTGAGGCTCTACAATGAAATGGCGGCTCAATATCGGTTTCGCCCCATACGCGATCAGGACCTGGCTACGCTGCGCTCGATGTCGATTTCGGAAAGGGTAGACCAGTTAGGCGTTCCAGTGCTTCAGATTCCGAAGCTGATGGTCACGGGCCGGCAATTGTATCATGATAACATCCGATCGCTGCATATCGTACCTGGGATGAAAGAGATCATTGCCAAGCTAGCCACCCAGAACATCAAGAGTTCGATTCTGTCCTCTAATTCGGAAGCCAACATTCGTCTTTGTTTACGCAAGAACAAGATGGAGAGCGCGTTTAAAGAGATTATTTCGGCGAAGCATATTTTTGGTAAGCATAATTCGATCCGTAAAGTCATGAAGCAATGGGGGACCACGCCAGCGCGGATGATTTATGTGGGGGATGAATTGCGTGATATCGAATCGTGCAAGAAATTAGGTGTGCCCATCGTAGCCGTCACGTGGGGGTACGACTCAGCCCAGCTGTTGATGAGCGGGAAGCCGGATTATCTCGTGAACACGCCAGGTGATTTGTATCGGACGCTGATGAATTTGGTGTAG
- a CDS encoding NAD(P)H-binding protein, giving the protein MKAKVAIVAGGTGLVGRELLKQLLADESYVRVIALVRTKMNMDRLPGANKIEQRVIDFANLSDAVDLAEVAQAHVFCTLGTTIKKAGSQRQFRKVDLEYPLQLGKLASLGDADAFAIVTAMGANRDSSFFYNKVKGEVEDGLRALQLRSLHILRPSLILGDRGEFRLAERWGSVLAQAIAPLMVGKLRTYRPIHASTIATGLIRAVKSGKAGVQVLTSGQITALAGK; this is encoded by the coding sequence ATGAAAGCAAAAGTCGCGATTGTGGCTGGCGGCACGGGGCTGGTCGGGCGGGAGTTGTTGAAGCAGCTTTTGGCGGATGAAAGTTATGTGCGAGTAATCGCACTGGTTCGGACGAAGATGAACATGGATCGTCTACCTGGTGCGAATAAAATAGAACAGCGTGTCATCGACTTCGCGAATCTGTCAGATGCGGTTGATCTCGCCGAAGTGGCCCAGGCACATGTGTTCTGTACGTTGGGCACGACGATTAAAAAAGCAGGCTCCCAGCGACAGTTCCGGAAGGTGGATCTCGAATATCCGCTGCAGCTAGGGAAACTAGCAAGCCTTGGTGATGCCGATGCGTTCGCCATTGTGACGGCAATGGGAGCGAACCGTGATTCTTCGTTCTTTTATAACAAGGTCAAAGGGGAAGTAGAGGACGGATTGCGTGCGCTTCAATTGCGGTCTTTGCACATACTCAGACCCTCTCTGATCCTAGGGGATCGCGGGGAGTTTCGGTTGGCGGAGCGATGGGGAAGCGTGCTAGCGCAAGCGATTGCGCCCTTGATGGTAGGGAAATTGAGGACCTATCGGCCTATTCATGCGAGCACGATTGCGACAGGGTTAATTCGAGCTGTGAAGTCTGGTAAAGCAGGGGTTCAGGTGTTGACGTCTGGGCAAATTACAGCCTTGGCTGGCAAGTAG
- a CDS encoding cupredoxin domain-containing protein: MSRIWIIKRKHVFQLAAALLLIMIGWLYLHRDSILPTLAEPVAERTIHLVAGEFKSTTADGKTIEAYRWDPGTIVVRKGERIKLSILGINGDSHPFLIEGLNVSGEVKKGKETIVHFTANQEGTYRLICMTHTDMAHNGPMIGYIQVY; encoded by the coding sequence ATGTCCCGAATATGGATTATTAAGCGCAAGCATGTGTTTCAGCTAGCTGCTGCATTATTACTCATTATGATCGGATGGCTCTATCTGCATCGTGACAGCATCCTCCCCACGCTAGCGGAGCCTGTCGCTGAACGCACCATTCACTTGGTCGCCGGAGAATTCAAGTCCACCACAGCCGATGGAAAAACGATTGAAGCTTACCGCTGGGATCCTGGCACCATCGTTGTGCGCAAGGGTGAGCGCATTAAGCTCAGCATCTTAGGCATTAATGGCGACAGCCACCCTTTTCTCATTGAAGGACTGAATGTTTCCGGCGAAGTGAAGAAAGGCAAAGAAACGATCGTTCATTTCACTGCGAATCAAGAAGGCACCTACCGCCTCATCTGCATGACGCATACGGACATGGCCCACAATGGTCCAATGATCGGCTACATTCAAGTCTATTGA
- a CDS encoding sensor domain-containing diguanylate cyclase, with the protein MGRMLTLFTNHTIKMRLQLWISTIIVLLAFSIIVPFYFIEKKDRLEEADVQLKQVITLQSLYIERWNQEKLDAIKRFSLSDNAKFHRIGDLKREFQDYAKVESEFQSITYVEPNGYIFPEGSGRSPIYVGDRTYYLRGKEKKSYVSGVVISKDDGKPVITFSVPVLDDHNEFRGIVLGIVTLEMLNKLMSQLSFGETGEVYVLDSQGNIVTASNHAADSMITQRASSEIFTRARSNSKDHSAYTGFRGEKVYGQYRWSPERNWVVVGEITQKEVFYKLNELSVTIIIISLIALLFSIGAAVMIASKMERPIRYLLRATKIIQNGNYDYQINADKIRKAPMELRQLVNTFNLMSGRLKSNISLLEHSAWMDQLTEIHNRRFMMTEGNRQLQMCIAYGQTCSILMMDIDHFKKINDTYGHLVGDAVLHHVASLLKRYVNTETIVARYGGEEFIVLLLHKNAAESAQVAEELRELFMQEPYINEKVTVRITASIGVAEYSPTLEYGTMIMEDMVSRADHSLYRAKSGGRNRVEVDTKGNQEKRFEE; encoded by the coding sequence ATGGGTCGCATGCTTACTCTTTTTACCAACCACACCATTAAAATGAGGCTGCAGCTGTGGATTAGCACCATCATTGTTTTACTGGCCTTTTCAATTATTGTTCCTTTTTATTTTATAGAGAAGAAAGATCGCCTGGAAGAAGCGGATGTGCAATTGAAGCAGGTTATTACCCTGCAGAGCTTATATATCGAACGTTGGAATCAAGAAAAGCTGGATGCGATCAAACGTTTCTCACTTTCGGATAATGCCAAGTTTCATCGTATTGGTGATTTAAAACGAGAATTTCAAGATTACGCAAAAGTGGAATCGGAATTTCAATCGATTACTTATGTGGAGCCGAATGGCTACATTTTTCCAGAAGGGAGTGGGCGGAGTCCAATCTATGTTGGGGACCGAACCTACTACCTCCGTGGCAAAGAGAAAAAAAGTTATGTATCTGGTGTTGTCATTTCCAAAGATGATGGCAAGCCCGTTATTACGTTTTCGGTCCCTGTGCTCGATGATCATAATGAGTTCAGAGGCATTGTGCTAGGGATTGTTACCCTGGAGATGTTGAATAAATTGATGTCTCAGCTGAGCTTCGGGGAAACCGGTGAAGTGTACGTTCTTGACTCTCAAGGTAATATCGTCACGGCTTCCAACCATGCAGCGGACAGCATGATTACCCAGCGAGCATCGTCTGAGATTTTCACGCGTGCGAGGTCAAATAGTAAAGACCATAGTGCTTATACAGGATTCAGGGGAGAAAAGGTATATGGCCAATATCGCTGGTCGCCAGAGAGGAATTGGGTCGTCGTTGGTGAAATCACACAGAAGGAAGTGTTCTACAAGCTCAATGAACTGAGTGTGACGATCATCATAATTTCATTGATAGCGCTTCTATTTAGTATTGGTGCTGCTGTGATGATTGCTTCGAAGATGGAGAGGCCGATCCGTTATCTGCTTCGTGCGACAAAGATCATTCAGAACGGCAACTACGATTATCAGATCAACGCGGATAAAATCAGAAAAGCGCCGATGGAACTGCGGCAATTAGTCAATACCTTCAATTTAATGTCAGGCCGCTTGAAATCTAATATTTCACTTCTTGAGCATTCCGCTTGGATGGATCAACTGACGGAAATTCATAATCGCCGATTCATGATGACGGAGGGCAACAGGCAGCTGCAAATGTGCATCGCCTACGGTCAGACCTGTTCCATTCTCATGATGGATATTGATCATTTTAAGAAGATAAACGATACCTATGGTCACTTAGTAGGCGATGCGGTTCTTCATCATGTAGCGAGTCTTTTAAAGCGATACGTGAATACGGAAACGATTGTGGCTCGCTACGGGGGCGAAGAGTTTATCGTGCTGCTCCTGCATAAAAATGCGGCTGAAAGTGCTCAGGTGGCTGAGGAACTAAGAGAGCTATTCATGCAAGAGCCTTACATCAACGAAAAGGTGACGGTCAGAATTACAGCGAGCATCGGTGTTGCTGAGTATTCACCAACCTTAGAATATGGAACAATGATTATGGAAGATATGGTTTCTCGAGCGGATCATTCCTTGTATCGTGCGAAGTCTGGCGGACGGAACCGAGTGGAAGTAGATACGAAGGGGAATCAGGAGAAGCGGTTTGAGGAATAG
- the melA gene encoding alpha-glucosidase/alpha-galactosidase — MSRITFLGAGSTVFAKNVLGDCMLTPALQGFEIALFDIDHERLQDSANMLNNLKQTSGSTCTITAYTDRKEALRGAKYVVNAIQVGGYDPCTITDFEIPKKYGLRQTIADTVGIGGIFRNLRTIPVMLDFAADIREVCPDALFLNYTNPMAVLTNVMNTYGGVRTVGLCHSVQVCVPHLFEHLGIDQSGVKAKIAGINHMAWLLEVSKDGVDLYPEIKKRAAEKQKEKHGDMVRYEMMLKFGFYITESSEHNAEYHPYFIKRNYPELVDRFNIPLDEYPRRCVEQISRWKKMREELVNDVNLTHVRSHEYASYIFEAIETNVPFKIGGNVMNTGLITNLPREACVEVPCLVDRNGVTPTFVGDLPPQLAALNRTNINTQLLTIEAAITRKREHIYHAAMLDPHTSAELSMDDIVAMCDELIEAHGDWLPAYK; from the coding sequence ATGTCCAGGATTACTTTTTTAGGTGCTGGAAGCACCGTTTTTGCCAAAAATGTACTCGGTGATTGTATGCTTACCCCCGCGCTGCAAGGCTTTGAAATCGCTCTCTTCGACATCGATCATGAACGGTTGCAGGATTCAGCCAATATGCTGAATAACCTGAAGCAAACGAGTGGAAGCACTTGTACGATTACGGCGTATACGGATCGTAAAGAAGCACTTCGCGGCGCGAAATATGTGGTGAATGCGATCCAAGTAGGTGGCTATGATCCATGTACGATTACGGATTTTGAAATTCCGAAGAAGTATGGCTTGCGCCAAACGATTGCGGATACGGTGGGGATTGGCGGGATTTTCCGAAACTTGCGGACGATTCCGGTGATGTTGGATTTTGCTGCCGATATTCGCGAGGTGTGTCCAGACGCACTGTTCCTGAACTATACGAATCCAATGGCGGTCTTAACGAATGTGATGAACACGTATGGCGGTGTGCGTACGGTGGGCTTGTGTCATAGTGTTCAGGTGTGTGTGCCGCATCTATTTGAACATCTGGGGATTGATCAGTCGGGTGTGAAGGCGAAAATCGCAGGGATTAACCATATGGCCTGGCTGCTTGAGGTATCCAAAGATGGGGTGGATCTGTACCCAGAAATTAAGAAACGTGCGGCCGAGAAGCAAAAAGAGAAGCATGGCGATATGGTCCGCTATGAAATGATGCTGAAATTCGGCTTCTATATTACGGAATCTTCAGAGCACAATGCGGAGTACCATCCGTATTTCATTAAACGCAATTATCCAGAGCTTGTTGATCGGTTCAATATCCCGCTGGATGAATATCCACGCCGCTGCGTTGAGCAAATTAGCCGTTGGAAAAAGATGCGCGAGGAACTTGTCAATGATGTGAATCTGACGCATGTGCGCTCGCATGAATATGCGTCGTATATTTTCGAAGCGATTGAGACGAATGTGCCGTTCAAAATTGGCGGCAATGTCATGAATACAGGCTTAATCACGAACTTACCGCGCGAAGCTTGTGTGGAAGTGCCTTGTCTGGTTGACCGCAACGGGGTGACACCAACGTTCGTTGGTGATTTGCCTCCGCAATTGGCGGCGCTCAACCGTACGAATATTAACACGCAGCTGCTGACCATTGAAGCGGCGATCACGCGGAAGCGCGAGCATATTTATCACGCGGCGATGCTGGATCCGCATACATCCGCAGAGTTATCGATGGACGATATCGTCGCGATGTGCGATGAGTTAATTGAAGCGCATGGCGATTGGCTGCCAGCGTATAAGTAA
- a CDS encoding DNA topoisomerase III, protein MKILVLTEKPSVAKEIARVLGCNQKQKHHFEGAKYVVTWALGHLVTLAEPDDYDAKYKTWNLEDLPIIPEKMKLKVMKETSHQFRGIEQLSRRGDLAELVIATDAGREGELVARWIMELIRWKKPFKRLWISSQTDQAIREGFAQLKPGTDYNRLYQAAVCRSEADWLIGLNVTRALTSKFGASLSAGRVQTPTLAMMTDREAEIRDFRSEPYWLIEADLGSFRAQWRDPKTGDPRLFDRERTDALKAKLHGQNGRIVQVKNTEKQIPHPLAYDLTELQRDANRKFGFSAKQTSNVLQRLYEQYKIVTYPRTDSRYLSSDMVPTLLGRLKGAAIGPYAALAAPFIRKPLTITKRIVDDAKVTDHHAIIPTGEAISLATLSADERRLYDLIVRRFLALFCGPCRYDETKLTIEIAGEKLYASGKVVKQAGWKDVYGASDFTDPDREDNDSEEESSQLLPQASEQDKVAARNVRQVSLQTKPPARYNEASLLSQMEKWGLGTPATRADIIEKLISSDTIERQGNSLMPTGKGKQLIELASEELRSPELTARWEQELERISKGKGSMDTFLNGIRKKTVELVAEVKRSSAAYKPHNLTGSKCPDCGEFLQEVKGKRGRFLVCSSRECSYKREADGQLTNHRCPQCHKKMEIHTGKAGKYFQCRPCNVVEKIDGNSTGGGRKATAKANRQLIEQFSDQAQLGNSLADKLLAAMGQKKD, encoded by the coding sequence ATGAAAATTCTTGTTCTCACTGAAAAACCAAGTGTCGCCAAAGAGATTGCGCGAGTGCTTGGCTGTAACCAAAAGCAAAAACACCACTTCGAGGGTGCCAAATATGTCGTCACCTGGGCGCTTGGTCATCTCGTGACACTCGCTGAACCCGATGATTATGACGCAAAGTACAAAACTTGGAACCTAGAAGACCTTCCGATCATCCCTGAGAAAATGAAACTCAAAGTGATGAAAGAAACGTCACATCAGTTCCGCGGGATTGAGCAGCTAAGCCGGCGGGGCGACCTTGCAGAGCTGGTTATCGCAACCGATGCGGGGCGCGAGGGTGAGCTCGTGGCTCGCTGGATTATGGAACTGATCCGCTGGAAGAAGCCGTTCAAACGGCTTTGGATCTCGTCTCAGACGGATCAAGCAATCCGCGAAGGCTTCGCGCAGCTGAAGCCTGGCACCGACTACAATCGGCTGTATCAAGCAGCCGTCTGTCGTTCCGAGGCCGATTGGCTGATCGGCCTGAATGTGACGCGCGCGCTGACCAGCAAGTTCGGCGCCTCTCTATCAGCGGGGCGTGTGCAGACGCCCACACTCGCGATGATGACGGACCGCGAAGCGGAAATCCGGGATTTCCGCTCCGAGCCCTACTGGCTCATCGAAGCCGACCTCGGATCGTTCCGCGCCCAGTGGCGGGATCCGAAGACAGGCGACCCGCGTCTGTTCGACCGTGAGCGGACCGATGCCTTAAAGGCAAAGCTGCACGGCCAGAACGGCCGCATCGTGCAGGTGAAGAACACCGAGAAGCAGATTCCACATCCGCTAGCATATGATCTAACCGAGCTTCAGCGCGATGCGAACCGCAAGTTCGGCTTCTCTGCCAAACAAACATCCAACGTTTTGCAGCGATTGTACGAGCAGTACAAGATCGTCACGTATCCGCGAACGGATTCGCGCTACTTAAGCTCAGACATGGTGCCGACCTTGCTCGGCCGTCTGAAAGGCGCAGCGATTGGTCCTTATGCAGCACTTGCTGCACCGTTTATTCGTAAACCGCTGACCATTACGAAACGAATCGTCGACGATGCAAAAGTTACCGATCATCATGCCATCATCCCAACGGGCGAGGCGATTTCATTAGCAACGTTAAGCGCCGATGAACGCAGACTCTACGACCTGATCGTTCGGCGATTTCTTGCCCTTTTCTGCGGGCCTTGCCGCTACGATGAGACCAAACTGACGATCGAGATCGCTGGCGAGAAGCTCTACGCTTCTGGTAAAGTCGTGAAGCAGGCTGGCTGGAAAGACGTGTATGGCGCCTCCGATTTCACAGACCCTGATCGCGAAGATAACGACTCAGAGGAAGAATCTTCTCAGCTTCTCCCGCAAGCGTCGGAGCAGGATAAGGTCGCTGCGCGCAACGTCCGTCAGGTGAGCCTGCAGACGAAGCCGCCTGCTCGCTACAATGAGGCTTCCTTGCTCTCGCAGATGGAGAAATGGGGCCTCGGCACCCCAGCCACACGAGCTGATATTATCGAGAAGCTCATCTCCTCGGACACGATTGAGCGCCAAGGTAACTCGCTCATGCCGACTGGCAAGGGCAAGCAGTTGATCGAGCTTGCTTCCGAGGAACTTCGCTCGCCAGAGCTTACCGCACGCTGGGAGCAAGAGCTCGAGAGGATTTCCAAAGGCAAAGGAAGCATGGATACGTTCCTGAACGGTATCCGCAAGAAAACAGTCGAGCTTGTCGCGGAAGTCAAACGCAGTTCAGCAGCCTACAAGCCGCACAATTTAACAGGGAGCAAATGCCCGGATTGCGGCGAATTCCTGCAAGAAGTCAAAGGCAAACGCGGCCGTTTCCTCGTCTGCTCAAGCCGCGAGTGTTCCTATAAACGCGAGGCCGACGGCCAGCTTACGAACCATCGATGCCCGCAATGCCATAAGAAAATGGAAATCCATACGGGCAAAGCAGGCAAATATTTTCAATGCCGTCCTTGCAATGTCGTCGAGAAGATCGACGGCAATTCAACAGGCGGCGGACGCAAAGCCACAGCCAAGGCGAACCGACAGCTCATTGAGCAGTTCTCCGATCAGGCCCAGCTCGGGAACTCGCTGGCTGACAAGCTGCTTGCTGCCATGGGGCAAAAGAAGGATTAG
- a CDS encoding helix-turn-helix transcriptional regulator: MNPEHSYFEVSINPLHSNLDLTILFSGAGNPIPLHKMGPAVHDYFLIHTVFAGTGTFEMRGRSYSCKAGDTFVIFPGELFSYIADLHTPWQYAWVACTGKTVNSLLAQIGVTPEQAVVSGNNPRHIRHYYRHIRACFRQNDLPQLEELEAEGWLRLLLRELARANTTKISAKPIAETDIQRQVGQAIRYLELQYTQSVSIEHLANSLGYHRTYLCKMFKQATGLSPMQYLFNIRMERAKQLLQTAMTIDQVASSVGFNDALYFSKQFHKWSGAAPSVYRKRMWEA, encoded by the coding sequence ATGAATCCAGAACATTCCTATTTCGAAGTCAGCATTAACCCGCTTCACAGCAATCTTGACTTAACCATCCTATTCAGTGGGGCTGGCAACCCAATTCCTTTACATAAAATGGGCCCCGCCGTTCATGACTACTTCTTAATTCACACGGTCTTTGCAGGTACAGGCACATTCGAAATGAGAGGGCGCAGCTACAGCTGCAAGGCGGGAGATACGTTCGTCATTTTTCCAGGCGAATTATTCTCGTACATCGCTGATCTCCATACACCCTGGCAGTATGCTTGGGTCGCCTGCACGGGCAAAACCGTGAACTCACTGTTGGCGCAAATCGGTGTTACGCCAGAGCAAGCCGTCGTGTCCGGGAATAATCCCCGCCATATTCGGCATTACTACCGACACATTCGTGCCTGCTTCCGTCAAAATGATCTGCCCCAATTAGAAGAATTGGAGGCCGAAGGCTGGCTGCGTCTGCTGCTTCGCGAGCTCGCTCGTGCCAACACCACGAAAATTTCGGCGAAGCCCATCGCAGAAACCGATATCCAGCGCCAGGTTGGACAAGCCATCCGTTACCTGGAGCTTCAATACACCCAGTCGGTGTCCATCGAGCATCTGGCTAACAGCCTGGGCTACCATCGTACCTATCTGTGCAAAATGTTCAAACAAGCCACTGGCTTATCGCCGATGCAATATTTATTCAACATCCGCATGGAACGGGCCAAGCAGCTGCTGCAAACCGCCATGACGATCGATCAGGTCGCCTCCTCCGTCGGATTCAATGATGCACTCTACTTCTCGAAGCAGTTTCACAAATGGAGCGGAGCGGCGCCTTCGGTGTATCGGAAGCGCATGTGGGAGGCTTAA
- a CDS encoding Dabb family protein, translating into MIDHIVLVKFGETTTQEQLQEVVDRFKALRAHLTGIVDIQAGINFSEKNKGYQVVLSVRFEDRAALEAYGPNPEHQAVAAYIREVGREDSLIVDIEI; encoded by the coding sequence ATGATCGATCATATTGTACTAGTAAAATTTGGTGAAACGACAACACAGGAGCAGCTTCAAGAGGTTGTTGACCGTTTCAAAGCGCTTCGCGCGCATCTGACAGGGATCGTAGACATTCAAGCTGGCATCAACTTTTCAGAGAAAAATAAAGGGTATCAGGTTGTTTTGTCTGTGCGTTTTGAGGATAGAGCGGCCTTGGAAGCTTATGGTCCTAACCCAGAGCACCAAGCGGTGGCTGCTTATATTCGCGAAGTTGGCCGCGAAGATAGTTTGATTGTGGATATTGAGATTTAG
- a CDS encoding HPP family protein, whose protein sequence is MPHLGVPRHNPQIQAIGRYGGFIAILACSLLGDAARISLLMAPFGASYVIAFALPQSPLAQPRSLIGGHVLSTLVGLCALSAFGVHTWSLALAVGAAITLMQLTRTLHPPAGADPLLVMLTGAGWSFLLTPVLLGAALIVLVALGYHRATRSAYPTTWW, encoded by the coding sequence ATGCCGCACCTTGGGGTCCCGCGGCACAATCCCCAAATCCAAGCGATAGGCCGATACGGCGGCTTCATCGCCATCCTCGCCTGCAGCTTGCTCGGCGATGCCGCCCGCATCTCGCTGCTGATGGCCCCCTTCGGCGCCTCCTACGTCATCGCCTTCGCTCTCCCACAGAGCCCGCTCGCTCAGCCTCGCAGCCTCATCGGCGGCCACGTGCTCAGCACGCTCGTCGGGCTCTGCGCCCTCTCCGCCTTCGGCGTGCACACGTGGAGCCTCGCCCTGGCGGTCGGCGCCGCCATCACGCTCATGCAGCTGACGCGCACGCTGCATCCGCCTGCAGGCGCCGACCCGCTGCTCGTGATGCTCACCGGCGCAGGCTGGAGCTTCCTGCTCACGCCGGTGCTGCTCGGCGCAGCGCTGATCGTGCTTGTTGCCCTCGGCTACCACCGGGCAACCCGCTCCGCCTACCCAACCACATGGTGGTAG
- a CDS encoding dehydrogenase codes for MVYQKQNERHKQLYPNARAIRRACSKELYRTIKRLKVWLSAEQIDAAEAIYVKKVMLNLPFIVENGSNRRVLADWFDEHVGPEIAPIWNVELETLNNAFRDAFGG; via the coding sequence ATGGTGTACCAAAAACAAAATGAACGACACAAACAGCTTTATCCCAACGCTCGTGCCATCCGCAGGGCTTGCAGCAAAGAATTGTATCGCACGATTAAGCGCCTGAAAGTGTGGCTCTCCGCCGAGCAAATCGATGCCGCCGAGGCCATTTATGTGAAAAAAGTTATGCTCAATCTCCCCTTCATCGTCGAAAATGGCAGCAACCGTCGGGTATTGGCCGACTGGTTTGACGAGCATGTTGGCCCCGAGATCGCCCCCATATGGAACGTCGAATTGGAGACCTTGAATAACGCGTTTCGCGACGCGTTCGGCGGGTAA